The region GCCCCGTCGTGGATGGCAACGAGGTCCACTTCTCCCGATTCGATCCGGCTCCGAAGCGTCTCAAGCCCAGCTCGTTCCGAACCGGTCCTCGTCAACCCACCCTCGGCCACGGACACGTCATATCCGGCCACGATCGGATCAAGCAGGTTGGCATCATCAGGACGCGCGACCACGACCAGGTGTCCGACGAGTGGAGCGAACGTGTCTAGCGACCACTGGAGAACCGGTCGACCATCAAGAGGTCGATACACCTTGCTGACCGGACCGCCAAAGCGGGTACCAGAACCACCGGCGAGAATGACGACGGCCGCGTGTTGATCCATGGGGTTACTTTACCGACATGTGGGTTGGCCCACCGGGGCCACACACCGGACCGGCTAGCCGCCACCGACGATCGAAGCGACCGTATCTCCGAAGTACGCCGAGATCGGCGGATAGATGCCCGCTGCTATCACGAAGAGCATGGTGATCACCAGCGCCAGCTGGAGTGACCGGCTCTGCTCGGGTTTGCCGGCAACGTGACCATCGGGGACGGGATCGAACCACATGGCCTTGACGACCCGGGCGTAGTAGTAGAAAGCGATTACTGCGTTTATGGCGGCGATACCCGCCAGGACAGCCGTCCAAACGGAACCGCCTCCAATGGCGGCCGAGAACATGACGAGCTTGGCGTACCAACCCGCCAGCGGTGGAATCCCGGCTAGTGACAGGAAGAAGATCAGCCCGAACAGCGCCACGCCTGGCTGATAGCTGGCCAGTCCGGCCCACTTGTCAATATCACCCGAACGGGTGTAGCGGGCACCGGCGATGATGACCGCGAACGCTCCCAGGTTCATAAAAGTGTAGATGGCGATGTAGGTCACCGTCGCTCCGAAGGCACTGGCAACGGCGGTGGGATCCGAACTCACGCCGGCTACCGCAAAGGGGACCAACATGAATCCGGCTTGGGCGATCGACGAGTACGCAAGAAGCCGCACAATATTGGTCTGCCGCAGAGCCGTCAGGTTTCCAACGGTCATGGTCAAGGCGGCCATGATCCACAAAGCCGGACCCCAGATATTCGACGCCCCGGGGAAGGCCACATACGTCACGATCAGCATGCCGACAAACCCGGCGGCCTTGGAACTGACCGACATGTAGGCGGTCACCGGAGTCGGCGCACCCTCGTAGGTGTCTGGCGCCCAAAAGTGGAAGGGAACCGCCGAAATCTTGAACGCAAACCCAACCATGACAAAGAGCACAGCCATGATGAAGGCCGGCGTGTGGGACAGACCGGCCGAGGCCTCCCGGATTCCATCGAAATCGACGGTACCGGTCAAGCCGTAGAGGAACGACATGCCGTACAACAAGATGGCTGCCGACAACACACCGAGCAGATAGAACTTCAGCGAGGCCTCATTGGACTTGACATCACCCTTACGCCACCCGGCGAGGAGGAACAACGGCCCGGAGACGAGTTCCAGACCAACGAACATCAAGATGAGGTCTCTGGCCGAGGCCATGACCACCGACCCGAGGATCGAAGCCAGCAGCAAGAAGTAGTACTCGCCCTGGTAATACCGGTCCGACTCGATGTAACTCACCGACATGAGAATCACGATGTAGCCGGCCGCCACGAAGAGACCTTTGAGGATGAGGGCGAAGTCGTCCACGACATAGGATCCGTCGAGCATCGTGCGAGTGCCCTCGTCGCTCAACAACAAGAAGAGGATCGGGAGGGCCGTTACCGTCAGGCCGAGCACCGACAAGACCGCCGTCCAGTACTTCTGGGCGTGGGGCAGCACGATGTCGGCTGTGAGCACCGCCATCAGTGTCGCGACGAGAGCAAGCTCCGGCGCGAGTGCCAGGTAGTCGAGGGTCGGTCCCATCCGTTACGCCAGGTTCTCGAGAATGGTCGAAACGAGTTCTTTGACGGCCCCGTTGGTAGATCCAAGCACAAGCCTCGGATACACACCGATCGCCACGGTCGCCAGCAAGAGCGGAACCCAGGCAGCCATTTCGAACTTATCTACGTCGTGGAACTCGTGGCCGGCCCACTCTTCCTTTGGCTCACCAAGATTGACTTTCTGGAGCATCCACAGCAAGTAACCCGCCGTCAGCACCGTGCCAACGGCACCGATAACCATGGCCGTCTGGAACAGGCCAACCGGCAGACCAGCCGCCGGGCGGAACGCACCGAGCAGCGCCATGAACTCGCCCCAGAAGCCTGCCAGGCCGGGAAGACCTAACGAGGCCATGGCGATGAAGCCGAGAATGAATCCCATCTTCGGCATCAGTGTGGCGTTGCCGCCGAGTCGGGCCATGTCACGTGTGTGATATCGATGGTGCATCGAGCCCGCCACGAAGAAGAGCATGCCGGTGATGACGCCGTGGGCAACCATGCCGATAATGGCCGCGTTGATCCCCGCCTCGGTCATCGTCGAGATTCCGAGCATCACGAAACCCATGTGACCGACCGACGAGAAGGCAATGAGGCGCTTCATATCGGTCTGGGCCAAACAGGCCAACGATCCATAAATGATTCCGATGACCGCCAGGATGGCGATGGTCGGTGCCCACTGCATGGCCTGCTCGGGCAGGATGGGGAGGGCAATCCGGATGAACCCGTACGAGCCAAGCTTCAGCAAGATGGCGGCCAGCAGCACTGATCCGACGGTCGGTGCCGCGGTGTGCGCGTCCGGCAACCAGGTGTGGAACGGCCACATTGGCACCTTCACGGCGAATCCCAGGAACATGCCCGCAAACAGCCATCCGGCTATCGGCAAAGCCGAAAGGTGTGGGGCCATCTCGATCAGCTTGGGGATGTCGAACGTTCTCGCACCGGCATCTCCCGAATTGAAATACAACCCGAGAAACGAGAGCAACATGAACGCCGAGCCGAAAAGCGTAAACAGGAAGAACTTGATCGATGCGTAGAGGCGGGTCTCGGTCGTGAGGTTGAACATCGCAATCGTCCTGGGCGCTTTGTCACCCCAGATCCCGATCATGAAGTACATCGGGAGCAGCACGAGTTCGAAGAAGATGAAGAACAAGATGAGATCGAGCGCCACGAAGGTTCCGTTCATGCCGGTCTCGAGCAACAGCATGAGAATGAGGAACGCCTTTGGATTGCGCGGTTCCTCCCAATGGTCCCAGGAGTAGATGATGGCCAGGATCGTTATGACTGCCGACAGCACCAGCATCGGCAACGAGATCCCGTCGACCCCGATGTGAAAATTCGAGCCGATGGATTCGATCCACGACAGATCCGTCCCGAACTGGAACTTGGCCGAATCGCCGTAATCGAATACAAACGCCACCACGATTGACAGAACGCCCACGACCAGAGCCGTGATGAGAGCCGCCCACTTATATGCCTCTTCTTGCGCCCGGGGAATCAAACCCACTACAAGGGCACCGACCAGCGGCAAAAACGTGATGAGGCTAAGGACTGTTCCGTTGTCCAAAAGCTCCATGATTGTGGGTCCTCCTGTTGTATCAGTTGCTGTTGAAAATTACGAAGCCAACGACGAGCGCTACCGCACCTATGACGAGCGCACCGGCGTACTGTTGGATCTTGCCGGTCTGGATCTTTCGAAGCCATCCCCCGGCCACCGACGCCACCCCGGCCGAACCGTTGAAGATGCCATCGATGATGCCCTGATCGGCCACGTTGTAGACGACCTTGCCAAGCCACCCGGCTGCGAAACCAAACGAGTTGACAATCGTGTCGAAAATATAGGTGTTGGTCCAGTCGACAAAACGAGCGGCCGGACCCTTGATGACCCCGACCAGGGCAAGGGCTACATCGTCGAGGTAATACTTGGCACGCAATATCGGATACAGCACCGGAATCGACAACCGATCGCGAGCCTCCTGGGTCTCGCCGTCTTTCGAGAACAGCATCCATCCGATGGCGATGCCACCCACCGCGGCGATCGTGCCATACAGCGCCAGGCCCCACTCAAGCGCTTCGGGATGATGATCGCCAAGCGGAGAAAAGTCCCGGGTGGCCAACCACTCAGTGAACCCGGTGTACCTGAGAACGATCGTTTCGCCGAACTTGAAACCCGCCATGTTGACCGCACCGGCGACCACCGAAAAGCCGGCCAGGATCATGAGTGGCACGGTCATGAGCCCCTCGGACTCGTGAGGATGGCCATGGCCTTTGTAGCTCCCGAAGAAGGTCAATGCCACGGCGCGGGTCATATAGAAAGCCGTAACGAACGCACCGGCAATGGCAATCCACAGCACCGCCGTATAACCCTCATGGTCCAGGGTGCCGAGAATCTCGTCCTTCGAGAAGAACCCGGCAAGAGGGATGATGCCCGCCAGTGCTCCCGACCCAATGATGAAGGTCCAGAAGGTACGAGGCATGTACTTACGCAGGCCGCCCATGTCGGACATATTGTTCGAGTGAACCCCGTGGATGACCGAGCCGGCCCCGAGGAATAGAAGTGCCTTGAAGAAGGCGTGGGTGAACAGGTGAAAGAGGGCGGCGGTATAGCCCCCGGCGGCGATGGCCACCATCATGTAGCCAAGCTGGCTAACCGTCGAATAGGCCAGGACCTTCTTGATGTCATCCTGGACGAGGGCGATCAGACCGGTAAGGAAGAGGGTGGCTGCACCAACTGCGATCATGATCGGGCGGGCGGCAGTCGCCATTTCCTGATAGAGCGGGAACATACGCGCCATCAGGTAGATACCCGCCGTGACCATCGTGGCGGCGTGCATCAATGCCGATACCGGTGTCGGACCGGCCATCGCGTCGGGTAGCCAGATGTGGAGCGGGAACTGGGCAGATTTGCCCATCGCGCCAAAGAACAGCAAGAGCGCACCGGCCACCGCCACGGTCGACCCGAAGTAGGGAGCGTTCAGACTGTCTCCATTGTGCGTGGCGACTTCGAGAATGTCTTTGATGCGGAACGAACCGACCGACACCGACAATGCCAGGGCACCGACGATGAGACCGACATCGGCCACCTTATTCGTGAAGAACGCCTTCATGCCAGCCGAGGAATTGGCCTTGTCTTCCCAGTAGTGGCCAATGAGCAGATACGACGCGACTCCGACCAGTTCCCATCCAACGATCAACTGAGCCAGGTTGGCCGATGCCACGAGCACCAGCATGGCGCCCGCAAACAGGGAGAAGGAGGCGTAGAAGAAGGTGTTGCGCCGTTCGCCTTTCATGTACCCGAGGGCGTACGTAAAGACGAGCAGGCCGACGGTACCGACTACGAAATACATCATCGACGACAACCCGTCGACTACCCAGCCCCACTCAAAGACCATGCCGTTTCCGACCCGGCCAATTTCAATGCTCTTCTCGAACACTGTGTGATTGCGGATCGTGTCGACCCACAGGAGCAGGCCGTAGCCGAACACAAAAGCCATCATGCCGACGGCGATCTCTCCACCCTCGTACTTGAGCTTTTTGCCGTAGGCAAGGATCAGTACGTAGGCCACGAACGGCGCCACCAGAATGAGCCACGCCCACTCTTGTAGTTGGCCACCGGGGCCGAACTCGACAACTTTTTCACCTTCAGATGCGAGCGCCAGAAAGAGGTTGGCCATCGGCTAGCCCTTCATCGTCGCGAAGTCGTCGAGATTGGCCGAACGCCGGTTACGGAAGATGAGCAGCACAATCGCCAGGCCGATACCGACCTCGGCGGCGGCCACCGTAATCACAAATATGGCAAAGATCTGCCCGAGTCCCTGGGGACTTTGTAACGCGGATTGGAAGGCGACCAGGTTGATATTGACTGCGTTGAGCATGAGTTCGACGGCCAACAAGACGGTGACGGCGTTGCGGCGAGCCAGCACGCCGTAGACCCCCATCGAAAAGAGGAGCGCCGCGAGTACAAGAACCGGACCGAGCGTCATTCTTCGGTCTCCCCTACGGCGATTGGCGTGGCATCCTTCCTGGCGACGGTGATCCCGCCGATGAGCGCGGCGAGCAACACAAACGAGACGAGCTCAAAGGGAAGAACGAATCTGCCAAGAAGTGCGTCAGCCAGATCGCCGGTACTGGTCGGGTCGCCAATGCCCAACAGCGCCGTGTCTCCGAAGGAGTCGAGTGCGGCAAATGAGGTCAGAACGAACAAGGAGCCAGCCCCAACCGCGGCGATGACTTTCCGGTCGTTGTCGAGGTCGACGTCATAGCCGACCGGCGCCCTGGTAATCATGATGCCAAACAGGAACAACACGAGAACTGCTCCGATGTAGACGAGGACGAGAACCCAGGCCACAAACTCCGCCGAGAGCACCAGGAAGAGACCGGCCGTCCCGGCGAGTGCGCCGACCAGTCCCAATGCGGCGTGGATGAGGTTTTTGGAAGTCACGACAATGAAGCCGGAAGTGGCGATGGCCAATCCAAGAATCGAGGCCACCCAGGTGACTGGTTCGGTGAAGTCCATCATCTCAGGTCTCCAGAGCCGGGGCGGTCGGAACGGTCACGAGCCAATCCTGCAGCCGGTCTTTG is a window of Acidimicrobiia bacterium DNA encoding:
- a CDS encoding NADH-quinone oxidoreductase subunit N; the protein is MGPTLDYLALAPELALVATLMAVLTADIVLPHAQKYWTAVLSVLGLTVTALPILFLLLSDEGTRTMLDGSYVVDDFALILKGLFVAAGYIVILMSVSYIESDRYYQGEYYFLLLASILGSVVMASARDLILMFVGLELVSGPLFLLAGWRKGDVKSNEASLKFYLLGVLSAAILLYGMSFLYGLTGTVDFDGIREASAGLSHTPAFIMAVLFVMVGFAFKISAVPFHFWAPDTYEGAPTPVTAYMSVSSKAAGFVGMLIVTYVAFPGASNIWGPALWIMAALTMTVGNLTALRQTNIVRLLAYSSIAQAGFMLVPFAVAGVSSDPTAVASAFGATVTYIAIYTFMNLGAFAVIIAGARYTRSGDIDKWAGLASYQPGVALFGLIFFLSLAGIPPLAGWYAKLVMFSAAIGGGSVWTAVLAGIAAINAVIAFYYYARVVKAMWFDPVPDGHVAGKPEQSRSLQLALVITMLFVIAAGIYPPISAYFGDTVASIVGGG
- a CDS encoding NADH-quinone oxidoreductase subunit J, with translation MDFTEPVTWVASILGLAIATSGFIVVTSKNLIHAALGLVGALAGTAGLFLVLSAEFVAWVLVLVYIGAVLVLFLFGIMITRAPVGYDVDLDNDRKVIAAVGAGSLFVLTSFAALDSFGDTALLGIGDPTSTGDLADALLGRFVLPFELVSFVLLAALIGGITVARKDATPIAVGETEE
- a CDS encoding NADH-quinone oxidoreductase subunit M, which produces MELLDNGTVLSLITFLPLVGALVVGLIPRAQEEAYKWAALITALVVGVLSIVVAFVFDYGDSAKFQFGTDLSWIESIGSNFHIGVDGISLPMLVLSAVITILAIIYSWDHWEEPRNPKAFLILMLLLETGMNGTFVALDLILFFIFFELVLLPMYFMIGIWGDKAPRTIAMFNLTTETRLYASIKFFLFTLFGSAFMLLSFLGLYFNSGDAGARTFDIPKLIEMAPHLSALPIAGWLFAGMFLGFAVKVPMWPFHTWLPDAHTAAPTVGSVLLAAILLKLGSYGFIRIALPILPEQAMQWAPTIAILAVIGIIYGSLACLAQTDMKRLIAFSSVGHMGFVMLGISTMTEAGINAAIIGMVAHGVITGMLFFVAGSMHHRYHTRDMARLGGNATLMPKMGFILGFIAMASLGLPGLAGFWGEFMALLGAFRPAAGLPVGLFQTAMVIGAVGTVLTAGYLLWMLQKVNLGEPKEEWAGHEFHDVDKFEMAAWVPLLLATVAIGVYPRLVLGSTNGAVKELVSTILENLA
- the nuoK gene encoding NADH-quinone oxidoreductase subunit NuoK, translating into MTLGPVLVLAALLFSMGVYGVLARRNAVTVLLAVELMLNAVNINLVAFQSALQSPQGLGQIFAIFVITVAAAEVGIGLAIVLLIFRNRRSANLDDFATMKG
- the nuoL gene encoding NADH-quinone oxidoreductase subunit L encodes the protein MANLFLALASEGEKVVEFGPGGQLQEWAWLILVAPFVAYVLILAYGKKLKYEGGEIAVGMMAFVFGYGLLLWVDTIRNHTVFEKSIEIGRVGNGMVFEWGWVVDGLSSMMYFVVGTVGLLVFTYALGYMKGERRNTFFYASFSLFAGAMLVLVASANLAQLIVGWELVGVASYLLIGHYWEDKANSSAGMKAFFTNKVADVGLIVGALALSVSVGSFRIKDILEVATHNGDSLNAPYFGSTVAVAGALLLFFGAMGKSAQFPLHIWLPDAMAGPTPVSALMHAATMVTAGIYLMARMFPLYQEMATAARPIMIAVGAATLFLTGLIALVQDDIKKVLAYSTVSQLGYMMVAIAAGGYTAALFHLFTHAFFKALLFLGAGSVIHGVHSNNMSDMGGLRKYMPRTFWTFIIGSGALAGIIPLAGFFSKDEILGTLDHEGYTAVLWIAIAGAFVTAFYMTRAVALTFFGSYKGHGHPHESEGLMTVPLMILAGFSVVAGAVNMAGFKFGETIVLRYTGFTEWLATRDFSPLGDHHPEALEWGLALYGTIAAVGGIAIGWMLFSKDGETQEARDRLSIPVLYPILRAKYYLDDVALALVGVIKGPAARFVDWTNTYIFDTIVNSFGFAAGWLGKVVYNVADQGIIDGIFNGSAGVASVAGGWLRKIQTGKIQQYAGALVIGAVALVVGFVIFNSN